The Myripristis murdjan chromosome 4, fMyrMur1.1, whole genome shotgun sequence region TGTTTTCATGGAGATGGCATGGCAGACGGCACAAAGCAGCCTGGCATCTCAAGGCTGGAGGGTGCAGAGAGAAAGGCAGTGCGCGCACAGAGAGGCTTTCATGGCCTCTCAATAGATTAGAGCTCTGGTTGCTCACTCTCACTCGTCCTCGCTTGGTCTCGCTCGTATTTTCCTCAATCATTCTGCCGGTCACCTCCTGCGTTTCCCATGGCGCTCTCGGCCGGGTTTAGCCTTTTCGCACTGgttagtgtgtgcgtgtgtgtgtgtttcccatgtCTGTTAAGCCCATGACCTCCTTTCACTTCTCCTCATTAACATGTGAATCCCCTCCGCACAAGTAGGCCAGAatgaagagaaggaaaaagggaagaatatggaaaaggagaggggagatTGGTATGAGGGAAACGCCTGATCTGATTTCTGATTCACCGCCAGCCACCAGAAAAGGTTGAGTGTTTACCCTACAGATCGCTGCAAAGCTCAGTTTGTGTATGGACTTATCGTGTGTGGGTTCGCTCTGTGTTCAAGGTATTACGTTGTAGCCGAGTGCACCGGGGCATTAAGCTAAAAGGCTTAGACAAGAATCTACATCCACACCAGAATCCACTCAGTTCAAGTCATGCCGCTGCTCTGCCCTGTGTGTGCAAGTGAAGGTCTTGCCCCATAATGCCGTGTGAACAGGCTCACCCAAACCCAACCCCTGCCTGTTGTGTGGACAGTGCGGTTCCCAGACACTACCAAAGAGCAGCCCGGCCCTGTGTGGGCCCACCAGCAGCCTGTCGAGCCCTGGCGCTGCACCCTGTTTGTGCAGGTGTCTGCCTCGGTGAACAGCCtgcctgctgccctctgctAACCACAGGCTGCAAGCAGTGGgcgacagagagagggaagagagagagagagagaggcggagagcagagagacggggagaatGACAGGACAGGAGGAGCATTGGGAGACAGAACATCAACACGTTGATTTGGTAGATGTTCTGAGATGGCACTTTCATCTCTCAAATGGGAAATATCAAAGAATTTGACATGTTAAGGAGTCTaaaagctttgtgtgtgtgcgggtgcgtgcatgcgtgcatgtgtgaaatcCCATCAAGTCTCGTGTGTTGGGATGGACTGAAATATTGGCAGACGATATCAGATAATATCAGCTTTCTTTTAGAAAACACACTTATGCCTGTCTGACAAGCTGAATCTGTTTTGCATCAACAGTGTGTATTCCAACATGTACAGAAATTCATATTGTTATCTGTATTAGCTGTTCTAGCAGGGTAGATATCCGTATTGGCCCCAGACAGTAACATATCATTCTCTGTCTGCTCCCCAGCATGCATAATGTTTATATGGCAGAGGGTGTGTGAGGGCATAGTATCTCACAAGTATGTCTGTGTTCTGAAGCTTTTAGCAAGAATGTACAAGTTCACGTGTGTGTGGTTActggtgtgtgctgtgtttcaggGCACACCGGTAATGTGATCTCCCTCTCCCGTCACTGGTGAGACGATTGTGGTGGTTCTCAGGCCCATTTGGAGCATTCAGCATCACATCTCAGACTTTAGCCAAAAATGTCAGCGATCCCTGTGATGTTCGCTAACCACACGAACCACATGTTGGAATAATTTCGGCTCAGCACGATCTTCAATGTATGTTTTGGTGTGGCCATTTGTCTGAGTCGTCAGGACATCTCTGTGTCTTGAACACCCTCTATTTATGAgtcagtgcatacacacacacacacacacacacacacacagtaagagcTGCACACACCGAACATGTCCTCATGCAAAAATGTTCCACAGAGTTGGGTGGCCCCTGAAAGCttagctttgtttttcttggtattcacacattttacaaTCCTTCAAGGGAGACTTCGAAAGCTCCAGCCACAGTTTGCACGTCTGTGTTTGTATTCCTTTGATTTGAagatatgtatttattttccctgcaacagagagtgtgcgtgtgtgtgtgtatgtgtgtgtgtgtgtctgtgtgtgtgtgcatagagtTGGTGACAGCTAAAGTGTGCTTTGCAGGAGCTGTGACATTTTAATGACTAAGGTATTTTGGGTCTAGTCCCAGACAGTCCACCAgcacttactgtgtgtgtgtgtatgtgtgtgtgtattgtgtgtgtgtcgttcAGTGAGCCAACAACTGAAATAAGATGACCACCCCAGCATACAGCACAGCTTAAATCTCAGctactgtctttttttgttgttgttttccactTAGGTCTGTGTCTGTTGTCGATGTTGTTTGGCAAAATTCTCCATGATCCTCAGAAACTGTAATAGGAGGGGCGCTCTTAAAGTTAAAAACTAAAACGTCCTACCTGGAAAGGCACTCTCCTCCCCTGCAACCTGTAACACTTAAATCCCCCGTGTCTGTTGTCTGAAGTAATGCACCCCTCGCCCtgactgtcagtgtgtgtttgctcgaGCAGGAGGGGGCATCTCCTCATGCTAATGGATAGACCTGAATCCTCCATAGCCTGGTGTCACActgtcaacagcagcagcaggagagggtTCGCTGAGCAAACAGCCTGTTAAACGTTAGCacgaactcacacacacacacacgctcacactctGAAGTGTTTTCTCCTCAGCTCACAGGTAAGTGGGACAGGTCACGTGCTCCACCCCGCCCCACCCGCCCATTAACAATCAAGGTGTGCCTGTGACCCCATCTTAACGTACGTTTTCTGTGAACTCATGTGTTTGGGTTGACACATCCGTccgtccatgtgtgtgtgtgtgtgtgtgtagtcatgCTGCCTACCCTGGTTCTGCACCGCACCTCTATTCGTCCATACCAGAGGGGTTTCTACTGCAGCGACTCCAGCCTGAGCTACTCCTACAAGAGCAGCACCGTCCCCTCCTCAGTGCTCATTGCCGTTGGGCTGACACTGCCCACGGTGTCCGTAAGTCCCCCCCGCTCCCGTCCCAGCAGAGCGCGTGGCTTTGGAGAGCTAGAGACAAGGGAGGGCTGGAGGTTCATGGTGGTGGCTGTGAAGGAGTGACAGCTTCGCGAATGAGTTCGCCCCAGTGAAGTGGGAATAATGTTACTCTCGGGCCTAGAAATCATCGCTGGTCATTCATGCGATCGAAACCTGTCACTCCTCTGCTTCAAGTCAACCTcgagccccgcccccttcctcTACAAACCACGCTCCCCTGACACCAGCGTGCTCCCCGCTCTCCCCCTGTTCCctcctgtttgtgtctgtgtcattgACCTGGTGCTTTtatgtcttccctctctctctctgtctctctctatctctctctctgtctctctctgtctctctctctctctctctgtctctctctttgtgtcttttgtaGCTAGCCTGCCTTTCCTCATCATTGAGACTAGCACCATAAGGCCGTACCAGCGCGGGTTTTACTGTTCGGACGAGTCCATCCGCTACCCCTATAAAAACGGAGACACCATAAGCGATGCCGTGCTTTGTGCTGCTGGCATTCTTATTGCCATCCTCTCTGTAAGTCTACCACTATATCTCTCCTACCTCCCTCCATGAGCTCCTGTTAGTTCTAatttcctctccttccatctctcttaGCCTCACTCCCATAGCCTAGCTTCACTAACATACCGTACCCCAACCTCAGAGCTTAAACATTAAATAGTAGACTGTGTTACATTACTGTccccacataaacacatgtatctcttcatccaaaaaaaaacttgatttcaCAAGACTTTTGCAATCAATGTGCTTTTCATGTCTTTCCCCATCCGTCCTATTATATCCTGTTTGTTACACTTCGTTTTACCATATTCAAGTTTGATTGTAATGGCCTGTTTTTCATTATGATGTTAATAGGGTCAGTGCTGCTTAAGCGGCCCAAGTGTGCTcttgtttgcatgcatttgtagATAGATGCGTGCCAGACACCCAAGAGCTTTTTATGAGTACTGATCCATTCTCATGCCCCCGTGTATCCCTGCAGCCTGACTCCAAGGCCCCTGTGCCCTCTGCATTACTGTGGGTGAATGTGTCACTGCCCTCTCCCATGCCCACCGTGCCTCAACTGATAGCCTGAGGCATCTCGCCAGTTAGCAGCAGCACAGACTCTCCATTCCCAGcatagaacacacacacgcacacacacgcacacacacacacacacacactagactgGAAATGGCTTTACTTTAGTGGCGGCAGATTAGGGGTGGTCAGGGTGAGTGGAAACATGAGATAATGTGGTGGGATATCAGTTAGTGCCACGTGGTCAGGGTGCATTAGTGATCTTTACAGCCCCCTTATAAGTTCCCAGGCTAAGACATAGCTTCACCACCGCCTCCTCGCCATCAACGtggtgggcacacacacacatatacacacacatatacactatacCAGCTCAGCTCTTCTGCTTATTGGAACCAGGagactatatgtgtgtgtggctgttagTTAGTGCTCTCACATGTACATGTGCGGGTAAAGTTGGCGTGTCTCACACAGCTGTATTCCATTAGCGGTGTCTACTACCACTCAGACACcattacccacacacacacacacacacacacacacacactggtagcAAATTCTAGTCGGGGGGCCTTGTTTATCTGTGTTGCAAAGAATCTCCTACAGTTGCCCCGGCTGCCTCGACATATCCTTGTCTGACAGGCCGCGCTGACACTGTGAGAAACAGACAAGAGCGATAGcaacagacagagaggtgaAAAAGAAAGGCAAAAAGAAAGTATACAAACACTGACAAGCCAAATAAACTCATCATTCCCCTATTAACCCCACTGCTCTGTTGTCATTTCCCTCACAGGCCTCATCTGCACTGTGAGAACCAGAGAGGTAGATAGGAACACACAGAGATGATATctagagagaggaagagggaggggggggagatTGTATACAACGGCTGACAGCTCAAATAAACTCCTCAGGCTTGTATCAGCCTCTTGGGGGTCTAATCTCCAGCTTCAATCAGAACAGCTCATTgaatataacacacacaaaacacacacactgccatgttTATTTCTTCTGGCTGTGACCACCATGTAGGTGGTACATAGGTGGGTCCACCTAGCCCAGCAACACTCACTTGGACATGAGGGCTGcttaaatcaaaatgtattcttaAGATCCAGTCCTGCAGATTTTGTCTGCTCAACTACCAGACTATGGAAActccaaattacatttttttaaacaaatgaacatACAGTGACGGTAGTTCCCTCTGAAATTGCACACCAGCATGTAAACTGAAAAGTTGGTATTACAGCTGAAGTATCCATAACTCAGTTTATACCGAATTGAATAGAAATTGAATTGGGACCTTTTGAGTTGGAATCGCAATTGAATTGAATCAGAAATCAGCACCAGTGTGCAGCCCTatcagacacactcacacacacacacagacccattAACAGCGGAAAGCGTCATAAATTTGCAGGACACAGTGTTGAGACTGACATTGTGAACGTGTTCGTATTCAGAGTGTCAGCGCTATTCACGTTCACAGCGCCGAGTGTCAGCCAGCCCAGAGATGGGCAGGTAAATATTTTCCCTAAGATGGgtgagaggagaagggaggccGAAGAGTGAAGCCTTgtgtggagggaggaaggaaagggagaTGTGGTTGGTGGTGGAGAGCAGCCGGTCCATCAGTCAGATACCCTAGGAGGCGGAGGGATGATTGACATCTCTGTGCCTCAAGGGCTGGCTTGGCTTAAGCCCCTTCAGTGTAGAGGAGGGCTTTCCATGGGGCCCAACACTACTTAATACCACCTGGATGGAATAACATGGGAGTCAGGGTTAGCCTGCTCAGCTAAAGCCTTATAGCACGCCGTTGCCCTTGTATAAGTCCTGCATATATCAAAGTCAGTGATGATTGAGACACTGGGCCAGagtatttcttttctttcttctttccattCCCATCATTGCCTCATCATCCACCAGATCCCACATTAAAGGCCCCATCATATCACTGAACTGAGCTCTACCACTCCTCCATAATCCATTAACAAGAGTCGAATTTTCCATAAACCCATCATGAGAATACTGCCCGAGGGAAAGGCAGGCCATGcttattctgtctgtctgtctctctgtgaatCCACATTCTCTCATTGTCTGTCCTTTCTTCATCTTCCCCTGCTTCATccatgtctggaaaaaaaacattaaataaaatgtacctGCATGATCCATACTATTACTATCGTGCTGtatgtttatctgtttatctgcaGCCAACCCTACTGCATGACTAGGATTTACCAGAATCAGTTAACATTACGTTAACGTGTGATCCATGCCAGGTGTTTACCTCACACACTTCACGTCATTTGACTCCCTTCCTGTTTAGATTGTGATCGGGGAATGCTACAGGATCCACCACCTACGTGAGGGAACCAAGTCCTTCATTGGGAATCCTTACGTCTCAGCCCTCTACAAGCAGGTCAGCTCTCCACTGGGCCGCAAGAAGGCAGAGTGGTTTCATACATTTCAGATTATATTACTATATACATTCAACAGGTGCACCAATAttatgtctatgtctgtgtctCTTTTATGTGGGTGGTCCTGCAGGTGGGTGTGTTTATCTTCGGCTGCGCCATCAGCCAGTCGTTCACAGACATTGCCAAAGTGTCGGTGGGTCGCATGAGACCCCACTTCATAGATGTGTGTCGACCAGATTTCTCCACCATCAATTGTTCCCTGGGATACATCAACACATACACCTGCACTGGCCAAGACAGCAAAGTACAGGAGGCCAGGTTTGTCCAGACACACTCAtatttgcatatgtgtatgcatgtatgtatctACAAATCCAAAGCAATCCCcaaatttattgaaaatggTATTTCTCTCCACAGGAAATCCTTCTTCTCAGGACATGCCTCATTTTCCATGTACACCATGCTCTACCTGGCTGTAAGTAACTAtcaaactctcacacacacacaaacacacacacacatgctgatatACTCCcactcatacagacacacagaggctgtGACTCATGGAAACAATGGCTTACACATGATAGAGGGATTCATGGGAAGAAGGTTGGTTTCTTGTTTAGGGGAATTCATTCCttaaggaaattaaaaaaaaaaaaatcttgttccCACtcgcttctcctcctcctccttctgtcttCTGTTCTCAACCAGTTCATGAGAAGCCTTGTTCACTTTTTGACTCcttggagggagggatggatgcaCTCCACTTGTTGTGTTCAGAGCAGCTGtttgctcttcctctcctctcccactctcctctgccttgctctctctctttctcactctctctctccacctgctATTGGTCTATGACAAGGCTTAATTTATTTAATAGTTTTCAGTTTACTTCATTGTTTTCCCCTTCTATGTAATTATGTCTTTAATGtcttgttttaatgtattttattcttatgtagagcactttgaattgccttgtgtttgaaagctgctatacaaataaacttgccttgccttagCACCCTGAAGGGTTTCTTCAAACCGTCTAATTACGTACCAGCTCTTTCCCATTCCCATTCCCTTTCCCATTCCCAATtatctccccctcctcctctcctctctctttgtatATCACTTTGCCTGGACTGCCATTTTTACTGCCACAGTCATGGGAGAAGCTGTCGCTGGCTTTGCCCGtatgtaaatataatatatgaacatacagtatatgcacCTATATGAGAAATGTTGCCGTGTATTACATATATAGTCATGTATGGCCAATCTATgaaaatatatactgtatctaTACATATGTATTGCATGTATAGTCCATATACTGAATACATATATGTGTAATTTATGTATGTGCATTtatgaaaacaacatattgtACTTTTACGGGCATATATGCGCATCCGCACAAGTATATAACAGTGACTTGTGTATATGTAATACATTGTATGTCAGACGTGCCCATATATGCAAATCTGCCAAATTCAAATATGTTTCATGTATGAGTATTCACTgaggacatacagtatatgatgTATATGGAAATCCCCTGTACGCACATACATTTCCATATGGGCTGAGCCAGGGCAAGTGGTCTTGAGAGGGGAAAGTTGGTGAATGTTTTGGGTCTGGCTGGTCTGTACTCGGTACAAGGTATTCCCGAGGTGGGACAACCTCAGTTCAGTACTGCTCAGTGTAGTGTATTGTATTGCGCTGTGGTGTGTGCAGCAGTGAGAGCTGGTGCACTCTGGGTATTTCCCAGCCTCTCAGTGACCCGTCATCTGAACTCCGGTCAGCCTTAGGAAGAGAGATAGATTGAAtgaaaaggcagagaggaaagagaggaaagtgccGCGTCCAGACCACAGAGTGACACACGAGTCAGAAAGCAGTGCTCCAACTGCGGCGAGCACAGGACCATGGCCAGAAGAGGCTGATGcaaacacagaagaagagagagagagagagagagagagaggaggaccgAATGAGCAAAGGAACAGCTacactgttgatgttttggaAATCTAAAACCAGCcatgacaggaagagagagcatggAGGAGGCAGTCATCGTGGAGGAGAAATCTGTGGCATGCCTTTTTGTTTTAccagttaaaaacaaatcatgCGACATGATGCTTTCATACCCGTCCCACGCTTTTGTGGTCTTTCCCAGCAACATGCTCTCCCCTGTGTTCTCGTGTCTCTTGTGACGTTTTTGAAGCGGTATCTAACGTTTGAAGCCTGATCCCAACGCCAAATAAGGAGGGATGTATTGGAATCAGATAATGACTGGGCTGACAAAAATGAACGGGAAGCCCCAAGATTCATTGGATTCGTGATGAACCACATCCAAACAGCGTTTCATTCTGGGCATTCTTGGATTGAACGCTTATCTAAccccttctgtctgtctccccagACCCTGAACCCTTAGTTTTTGCTCCCTTGTTTCTCACAAAGTGCCGGTCCCACTGTGTGGCTGTCACTCCTTCCcccctctcatctccctcttAAGCCCCCAGTCGTTTGCTAATTGCTGCTCTGTGATTATGGAGCAGTTCATTTCCTGCTGGGCTGTGTCTGATTTGGTTGGGACCCGAGACTGAACAGCATGCCAGCCCTCTGAGATGGCACTCAGATAACTGGCACAAACCCCACTACGCACACTGCAGTCATAgaagacaagtgtgtgtgtgtgtgtgtgtgtgtgtgtgtggatgtgtattTGCGTGTCTCATAGAGctatcttttgttttgtctaatGCGTGCACAGTATCCTTGGGCATGCCGAGGAATGGGATATTCCTGTGGGTTATTCATCCTGTTGAACTCAATGCTAGTTATGTTGTTGGTTAACAGTAAAATcgagtgtctgtatgtgtgtgtgtgtgtgtgtgtgtgtgtgtgtgtgtgtgtgtgagatgtaaCTGAACTTAGCCACAGCTATGCCTTTGTCCAAGATCATTGTGTGAACCGGAGGGGGGAAGGGGGCTGGCATGTAAAACAAGCCCTCATTCgcattttttcccactttgttgtgtttgtcagtTTTCTTTAATTCGTCACTCTTCTTTGAGTCCGAGGcaaagagagcgagggagagagaagatCTCGCTGGAATGAGTCAGATTCCTTCAGAAACCACGAGACTCTGTGTCGCTCTTCTCTCCCCTCCGTCATGGGAATCTGCTGGGActccttttgttgttgtcttttattgtttttgcttttttctttttttagacgCAGTAAACAGATTTCTGAGAGGAGGATGACTAGGGGTCAGAGGGACAAACGCCTGAGTCTCTGTTTGAGCCTTTTGAGTTGGCGTTAAAGAGGAAACAGTCATTTGAAAATAGCTCCAACCTTCTCACTTATCATTGTCTCAGCACGTGAGTGTGCATGCCTCTGCTGAATCAGACTGCTGGCAGGGTTATTCAGGTTTACTCACAACTCTCAAGGCAGATCACAGCTTGTTGACTGATGGGATGTTGTAACTTAATGTGTTTTGACTAACTTTAAGGTGTAGCTCCTACTTTTTTTCGTTCTTTTTTAAGATGCTCTATCGGTGCTGGCTTAAAATGAAGAGGTTCAGGATGTTGTGTGAAGGGTGTGTGGATGCCAGACAAAAGTACTTATCAGTAGTCCTTGCCTCATACCTGAGAGCCCCTATAGAGGAAGCCTGAAGTCTAAACATCCCTGCCAGGGAGGAGAGAACAGGAATGGAAGGGATGGGAGGgatcctttcctctccttcctcgaGGAGAAGAACAATAATATGAGTGTCGTAGAGGAAGTGTCAGGCAGCTTTACGTCCACATGTCCACACCTACAGGGGCTCGTAGGGGAGGGTATTGTTAGATTAGCTGATTGAAAGACAAAAGTCTGGAGGTTTTGGCTGGGGAGACCTTGGCTGAAGCTGTTCCTCCCGAGGCCCTCTGTCTCTGGGTGTGAGAGACAGGAAGTACATGCTCAGcgagctgcagaaacacaggATGTCTGAGGAACCTGGGTTGACCTCACCATAGTGCCACTgccagtgtggtgtgtgttagaCG contains the following coding sequences:
- the plpp3 gene encoding phospholipid phosphatase 3 isoform X1, producing the protein MQKYMYEKAMAQETRNGGTSTLNNNNGIDNRKKKVLIGLDIFCLVLASLPFLIIETSTIRPYQRGFYCSDESIRYPYKNGDTISDAVLCAAGILIAILSIVIGECYRIHHLREGTKSFIGNPYVSALYKQVGVFIFGCAISQSFTDIAKVSVGRMRPHFIDVCRPDFSTINCSLGYINTYTCTGQDSKVQEARKSFFSGHASFSMYTMLYLAFYLQSRFTWRGARLLRPLLQFTLLMMAFYTGLSRVSDHKHHPTDVLAGFVQGALVAYCIVFYVSDLFKPRAKPATPPPSPIKKELLPSSDIIERNNHHNMV
- the plpp3 gene encoding phospholipid phosphatase 3 isoform X2 is translated as MQKYMYEKAMAQETRNGGTSTLNNNNGIDNRKKKVLIGLDIFCLVLVMLPTLVLHRTSIRPYQRGFYCSDSSLSYSYKSSTVPSSVLIAVGLTLPTVSIVIGECYRIHHLREGTKSFIGNPYVSALYKQVGVFIFGCAISQSFTDIAKVSVGRMRPHFIDVCRPDFSTINCSLGYINTYTCTGQDSKVQEARKSFFSGHASFSMYTMLYLAFYLQSRFTWRGARLLRPLLQFTLLMMAFYTGLSRVSDHKHHPTDVLAGFVQGALVAYCIVFYVSDLFKPRAKPATPPPSPIKKELLPSSDIIERNNHHNMV